A genomic window from Candidatus Krumholzibacteriia bacterium includes:
- a CDS encoding translocation/assembly module TamB domain-containing protein — translation MSGKKTGRIAGIVILIVLLLGYGFLHLRQAWFARQMAGLISRNLLSELSLTLDLEAIQWKPLGGLLLRGAELRGDNEDFEPILEIGEADLRFRFRNLLRGQLFSPSLELEGCFLRPSALQNQGGEAPAGMAALVYLEDCRLRDFQILMESGDTLSLDSAELRLLKNRDGLLLEIESLKGTLPGGLTLLDMEGSFFHDQALKLREVKIQLPGSAFQIDGRIETGDSLSYDLEIEADSLLLKEALALFGKTFDRQDRLSGHMNLSGAPSGLELEGKLSGSLYGYELAELETLGQFHDGQLTLDRMDGELNRNFLQSSAQFRFPRAGKGLGLSMEGQLQHFDLNRFFGGGPVSDLQGDFHLEKSPETLSLGLQLGEGHLIALPFASAYADLEFSGDTLHVNRSGFLDTGLSLNLTGWINPREATLQLEGSGESRSSALSRRFSGDTLLQGDLDFQLSAGGSALAPDFSLEGDYRNTTYLGTGISSGHLLLESDSLLRAPLEVELTGKALKRGDWHFEEGFLRGQILPGALDLDFLSLDGQDWGLTLSGLLPFGEKEDWFLRQCWLHWQGHDWLNDRAFLYRPGERLPRGSVDFRSRGGHLSFRRESEEAGQLVWRDLDLQALLPDSLNPKKLEARSNGWIERREDGSLELSLSLDEFSLASSPPGQLNLDAGWKDDVLNLSSLRWEEARGGQVWVSGQLTGMPPSGDASLRIPEAPESLELELLFSDFSLGKLHSLLPGTGKLQGLLSGNLQLEGPLEELSSSASMHLDSLSIEDWALLESLDFDAEIEGGGLYFKSLELKQGPEQRSRIRSEFLLPASLSFPGGLKLEKDDALEGQLFLDARLEDLPDPLGWLAEGEGDLRGKLLLEGSPSHPQPRGELSLDKGRLRLAGTEELFEEVRIEARVEGDSIFLEEVEAQEGLRYLRQRNGHLKARGWLTWYGPLRYQLSATLSDFALGTLPFFRGDVSGDLSLQRQWSGEAWRPFLEGQLLVSSGELQRREMGIGSESSGSALDYRLKLRADGQLFLRDAESDLELAGDITLESLPSGFDISGELDILRGRYLIFWNHFRLLEGHLDFNGTRGFNPMLDIRAESRTSDDLITLTVSNTLQEPKVSLESKSGYSEEDALRILAGLPPGDVEGMESLRGALGGKIATGLISQLENWATGELLSGVIQSVEIENRGAEGEEETRWQIASYLPGGVYVTYNQGLSQNSSHELGIEKRVRDWVVLRMEVLRQSEQLGEEGTADAYNFDIRFRYEY, via the coding sequence ATGAGCGGGAAGAAGACCGGACGCATTGCGGGAATTGTGATCCTGATTGTCCTGCTTCTGGGCTATGGGTTTTTGCATCTGCGGCAGGCCTGGTTTGCCCGCCAGATGGCCGGCCTGATCAGCAGAAATCTCCTGAGCGAACTGTCCCTGACCCTGGATCTGGAGGCCATCCAGTGGAAGCCGCTGGGCGGACTTCTGCTTCGAGGAGCAGAACTGCGAGGAGATAATGAGGACTTCGAGCCGATTCTGGAAATCGGCGAAGCCGACCTTCGTTTCCGCTTCCGAAACCTGCTTCGAGGGCAACTGTTCAGTCCTTCTCTGGAGCTGGAAGGCTGTTTCCTTCGCCCCTCGGCCCTGCAAAATCAGGGAGGGGAAGCTCCCGCGGGCATGGCGGCGCTGGTTTATCTGGAAGACTGCCGACTCCGTGACTTCCAGATACTCATGGAATCCGGGGACACCCTGAGCCTGGATTCTGCGGAGCTGCGTCTTCTCAAGAACCGGGACGGTCTTCTTCTGGAGATTGAATCCCTCAAAGGCACTTTACCGGGGGGGCTTACCCTTCTGGATATGGAGGGTTCCTTCTTCCATGATCAGGCTCTCAAGCTCCGGGAAGTTAAGATTCAGCTTCCCGGCAGTGCTTTCCAGATTGATGGAAGGATCGAGACGGGAGACTCGCTTTCCTATGATCTGGAGATCGAAGCGGACAGCCTTCTTCTGAAAGAAGCTCTCGCTCTCTTCGGCAAGACCTTTGACCGGCAGGACCGGCTCAGTGGCCATATGAATCTGAGCGGGGCGCCATCAGGACTGGAGTTGGAGGGCAAGCTGAGCGGCTCTCTTTACGGCTATGAACTGGCGGAACTCGAGACTCTCGGGCAGTTCCATGACGGGCAACTGACCTTGGACCGCATGGACGGAGAGCTGAACCGCAATTTCCTTCAGTCAAGTGCCCAGTTCCGTTTCCCCCGTGCAGGGAAGGGTCTGGGCCTGAGCATGGAAGGCCAGTTGCAGCATTTCGATCTGAACCGTTTCTTCGGCGGTGGGCCGGTTTCGGATCTGCAGGGCGATTTCCATCTGGAGAAAAGTCCGGAAACCCTGTCTCTGGGGCTTCAACTGGGTGAGGGGCATCTGATCGCTTTGCCCTTTGCTTCTGCTTATGCGGATCTTGAGTTCTCCGGTGATACACTTCATGTAAATCGATCCGGGTTTCTGGATACGGGCCTGAGCCTGAATCTGACCGGCTGGATCAATCCCCGGGAAGCGACCCTGCAACTGGAGGGGAGTGGAGAGAGCCGGTCTTCCGCCCTTTCCCGTCGCTTTAGCGGAGACACGCTTCTGCAAGGGGATCTGGATTTTCAGCTTTCTGCCGGGGGAAGCGCCCTTGCCCCCGACTTTTCTCTGGAGGGAGATTACCGGAATACGACGTATCTGGGGACAGGAATCAGTTCGGGGCATCTGCTTCTGGAGTCCGATTCTCTCTTGCGGGCTCCTCTGGAGGTGGAACTGACCGGGAAAGCACTGAAGCGCGGAGATTGGCATTTCGAAGAGGGCTTTCTGCGGGGGCAGATCCTCCCCGGGGCATTGGATCTCGACTTCCTTTCCCTGGACGGCCAGGACTGGGGACTCACTCTTTCCGGTCTGCTTCCTTTCGGGGAGAAGGAAGACTGGTTTCTTCGCCAGTGCTGGCTCCATTGGCAGGGTCATGACTGGCTGAACGACCGGGCTTTCCTCTACCGGCCCGGAGAGCGTCTCCCCCGTGGCTCTGTAGATTTTCGCTCCCGGGGCGGGCACCTGAGTTTCCGCCGCGAATCCGAAGAGGCAGGTCAGCTGGTCTGGAGAGATCTGGACCTGCAAGCCTTGCTGCCCGATTCCCTGAATCCGAAGAAACTGGAGGCAAGGAGCAATGGCTGGATCGAAAGGCGGGAGGATGGGAGTCTGGAGCTTTCATTGAGCCTCGATGAGTTCAGTCTCGCTTCCTCTCCGCCAGGGCAACTGAATCTGGATGCAGGATGGAAGGACGATGTCCTGAACCTGAGTTCTCTTCGCTGGGAAGAGGCGAGGGGGGGGCAGGTCTGGGTTTCCGGACAGCTCACGGGAATGCCTCCGAGCGGAGATGCTTCCTTGAGGATTCCCGAGGCACCCGAGTCGCTGGAACTGGAACTCCTCTTTTCCGATTTCTCTCTTGGCAAGCTGCATTCCCTGCTTCCCGGGACCGGGAAGCTGCAGGGTCTTCTCAGCGGGAACCTCCAGTTGGAAGGGCCTCTGGAGGAGCTCTCCTCTTCTGCAAGCATGCATCTGGACTCCTTGTCCATAGAGGACTGGGCTCTTCTGGAGTCACTGGATTTCGACGCAGAGATTGAAGGTGGAGGCTTGTATTTCAAGTCTCTGGAATTGAAGCAGGGGCCGGAACAGAGGAGCCGGATCAGGTCCGAGTTTCTCTTGCCTGCCTCTCTCTCCTTTCCAGGCGGCTTGAAGCTGGAAAAAGACGATGCCCTGGAGGGACAGCTCTTTCTGGATGCACGTTTGGAGGACCTGCCGGATCCTCTTGGATGGCTGGCCGAGGGGGAGGGCGATCTTCGCGGCAAGCTGCTTCTTGAGGGGAGTCCTTCCCATCCTCAGCCCCGGGGCGAGCTATCTCTTGACAAGGGGCGGCTTCGCCTGGCCGGCACCGAGGAACTCTTTGAGGAAGTCCGGATAGAGGCCCGGGTAGAGGGCGACAGCATCTTCCTTGAAGAGGTGGAGGCACAGGAAGGTCTGCGCTACCTTCGCCAGCGCAATGGTCACCTGAAGGCTCGCGGTTGGCTGACCTGGTACGGACCACTCCGCTATCAACTGAGTGCCACATTGAGTGACTTCGCTCTGGGTACTCTCCCCTTCTTCAGAGGTGATGTGTCCGGAGATCTTTCCCTCCAAAGGCAATGGTCGGGCGAAGCCTGGCGACCTTTTCTGGAAGGCCAACTTCTGGTTTCCTCCGGAGAGCTGCAAAGGAGGGAAATGGGGATTGGGTCAGAAAGCTCAGGCTCTGCTCTGGACTATCGTCTGAAGCTTCGTGCCGACGGGCAGCTCTTCCTGCGGGATGCGGAGTCGGATCTGGAACTGGCGGGCGACATTACTCTCGAGTCTCTGCCCTCGGGTTTCGATATCTCCGGCGAACTGGACATCCTGCGCGGGCGATACCTGATCTTCTGGAATCACTTCCGGCTTCTGGAGGGCCATCTGGATTTCAATGGAACCCGTGGATTCAATCCCATGCTCGATATCCGTGCAGAGAGCAGAACTAGCGATGATCTGATCACCCTGACAGTCTCGAATACACTTCAAGAACCAAAGGTAAGCCTCGAAAGTAAATCGGGTTACAGCGAAGAAGACGCCCTCAGGATCTTGGCGGGACTTCCCCCGGGAGATGTGGAGGGCATGGAATCCCTGCGAGGGGCTCTCGGCGGCAAGATCGCCACGGGGCTGATCAGCCAACTGGAGAACTGGGCGACCGGGGAACTTCTTAGTGGTGTGATCCAGAGCGTTGAAATTGAGAACCGGGGAGCGGAGGGCGAGGAGGAAACGCGCTGGCAGATTGCCTCCTATCTGCCCGGCGGAGTTTATGTGACCTACAATCAGGGCTTGAGTCAGAACTCGTCCCATGAACTGGGAATCGAGAAGAGAGTTCGCGACTGGGTAGTTCTGAGAATGGAAGTCTTGAGACAGTCGGAGCAACTTGGAGAAGAAGGGACAGCCGATGCCTACAACTTCGACATTCGTTTCCGCTATGAATACTAG
- a CDS encoding UvrD-helicase domain-containing protein has product MKALSLNKPQEEAVLHEEGPCLVIAGAGSGKTRVLTERIRRLVTEGTPPWRILGFTFTNRAASEMRRRLEESLGERARRLWLGTFHSTGLRILRREWEEAGIDRDFGIYDADDQLSLLKRIIKDLSIPEGISPNSARSVIEGLKRSLILPSEFESRAEGIVEARVARIYKAYEAGLRSAKALDFTDLISRPVRLFQENQDLMRSWADRFDFVLVDEFQDTNPLQMQFISHLSSLHGNLFVVGDDDQSIYGWRGAEISHILEFEKQWKGARTIRLEQNYRSTRPILEVANAVIANNRDRKGKTLWTALDEGEKVRVQTVLDEEEEAESIARRIRSSEVLDSHWNRHAVLYRTHAQSRSLEAALGRYRIPYRIIGGTRFYDRKEIRDLLAYLKLAANPADTVSFQRVLNVPPRGIGKTSAARLLDLARREKMAPGLLITAFPDLLEELPAAASRRLRDFGKLLLSLSPDPRRDHAPSVLQRLLEKVPYLDYLEQSDPSTFDTRRENVEELLNASQAFYESRISEPVPEDEDRASAESGSLSDFLADVALVADIDSLEEDSETVTLMTLHNAKGLEYDSVYLSGVEELLLPHAMNIEEDSKLEEERRLFYVGVTRAMRLLFLTHALNRRRFGDTLSVMPSRFLSELPEDWVEREGEELSFRSGTSSFANRRSSYQGRAAAPVHRAPSSSSWDDFSQESGSENDFSQDESGLRVGMRVRHPSLGLGKVHKLEGSGEDLRVIVMFDRKGARKLLVRVAGLEPA; this is encoded by the coding sequence ATGAAGGCACTGTCCCTGAATAAACCGCAAGAAGAAGCCGTCCTGCATGAGGAGGGGCCCTGCCTTGTGATTGCAGGCGCGGGGAGCGGAAAGACCCGTGTCCTGACCGAGCGCATCCGGAGGCTGGTCACTGAGGGCACGCCTCCCTGGAGGATTCTCGGCTTCACTTTTACCAATCGCGCAGCTTCGGAGATGCGTCGCCGACTGGAGGAGTCACTCGGAGAGCGTGCAAGAAGGCTCTGGCTCGGCACCTTCCATTCCACGGGACTCAGGATCCTTCGCCGTGAATGGGAAGAGGCCGGCATCGACCGGGACTTCGGCATCTATGATGCTGATGACCAACTTTCGCTGCTGAAGAGAATCATCAAGGATCTTTCCATCCCGGAAGGGATCAGTCCCAATTCTGCCCGCTCGGTGATTGAGGGACTGAAGCGTTCGCTGATTCTTCCCTCTGAATTCGAAAGCCGCGCCGAGGGAATCGTGGAAGCCCGGGTGGCCCGCATTTACAAAGCCTATGAGGCGGGACTGCGATCGGCGAAGGCTCTGGACTTCACGGACCTGATTTCCCGCCCCGTCCGTCTTTTCCAGGAGAATCAGGATCTCATGCGATCCTGGGCAGATCGTTTTGATTTCGTGCTGGTCGATGAATTTCAGGATACGAACCCCTTGCAGATGCAGTTCATTTCTCACTTGTCCTCCCTTCACGGAAATCTCTTTGTGGTGGGCGACGATGACCAGTCCATCTATGGCTGGCGGGGTGCAGAAATCAGCCACATTCTGGAGTTTGAAAAACAGTGGAAGGGCGCACGCACGATTCGTCTGGAGCAGAATTACCGTTCCACGCGCCCCATCCTGGAAGTGGCCAATGCGGTGATCGCGAACAACCGGGACCGGAAAGGGAAGACCCTCTGGACGGCTCTTGATGAAGGCGAGAAGGTCAGGGTTCAAACCGTGCTGGATGAGGAAGAGGAAGCCGAGAGCATTGCCCGAAGGATTCGCAGCTCCGAAGTTCTCGACAGCCACTGGAACCGTCATGCAGTGCTCTATCGCACTCATGCGCAAAGCCGTTCTCTGGAAGCCGCACTCGGCCGCTACCGTATTCCCTATCGTATCATCGGGGGAACTCGATTCTATGACCGCAAGGAGATCCGGGATCTGCTTGCCTACCTGAAACTGGCGGCCAATCCCGCCGACACGGTCAGCTTTCAGCGGGTATTGAATGTGCCGCCCCGGGGAATTGGCAAGACCAGCGCAGCTAGGCTTCTGGATCTTGCCAGGCGTGAAAAGATGGCGCCGGGGCTCCTGATAACCGCCTTTCCCGATCTGCTGGAGGAACTGCCTGCTGCAGCTTCCCGGCGTCTTCGGGACTTCGGCAAGCTACTTCTTTCCCTGAGTCCCGATCCCCGCAGGGATCATGCTCCGTCGGTTCTGCAGCGACTGCTGGAGAAGGTTCCCTATCTTGACTACCTCGAGCAGAGTGATCCTTCGACCTTCGACACCCGCAGGGAAAATGTGGAAGAACTGCTCAATGCGTCTCAGGCCTTTTACGAGTCCCGGATCAGTGAGCCTGTTCCCGAGGATGAAGACAGGGCTTCCGCCGAGTCAGGTTCCCTGAGTGACTTTCTTGCCGATGTTGCTCTGGTAGCGGACATCGATTCTCTGGAGGAAGACAGCGAGACCGTTACGCTGATGACCCTGCACAATGCCAAGGGTCTTGAATACGACTCGGTCTATCTTTCCGGGGTGGAGGAGCTTCTGCTTCCTCATGCAATGAACATTGAGGAAGACAGCAAGCTGGAAGAGGAGCGCCGACTTTTCTATGTAGGAGTGACTCGTGCAATGCGCCTCCTCTTTCTCACCCACGCCCTCAACCGGCGTCGTTTCGGGGATACGCTATCCGTGATGCCTAGCCGCTTCCTTTCCGAACTGCCGGAGGACTGGGTTGAAAGGGAGGGGGAGGAACTTTCCTTCCGAAGCGGTACCTCTTCCTTCGCAAATCGTCGGAGCTCCTATCAGGGGAGAGCTGCGGCCCCCGTTCATCGTGCTCCTTCCAGTTCTTCCTGGGATGACTTCAGTCAGGAAAGCGGCAGTGAGAATGATTTCAGTCAGGATGAGTCCGGGCTTCGAGTCGGAATGCGAGTGCGCCACCCCAGTTTGGGTCTGGGCAAGGTTCACAAACTGGAAGGCAGTGGTGAGGATCTTCGCGTGATCGTCATGTTCGACCGGAAGGGAGCCCGCAAGCTCCTGGTCAGGGTGGCCGGACTGGAACCTGCCTAG